In a genomic window of Muntiacus reevesi chromosome 1, mMunRee1.1, whole genome shotgun sequence:
- the LOC136162046 gene encoding small ribosomal subunit protein eS27-like: MDVKCLGCYKITIVFSHAQTVVALCVGCSTVLCQAAGGKTRLTEGCSFRRKQH; this comes from the coding sequence ATGGATGTAAAATGTCTTGGATGCTATAAAATCACCATTGTCTTTAGCCATGCACAAACAGTAGTAGCTTTGTGTGTTGGCTGCTCTACTGTCCTCTGCCAGGCTGCAGGAGGAAAAACAAGGCTTACAGAAGGATGCTCCTTCAGACGGAAGCAGCACTAA